From one Streptomyces spiramyceticus genomic stretch:
- a CDS encoding PQQ-binding-like beta-propeller repeat protein, translated as MEALRQDDPRRIGPYAPLLRLRETASAVQYLAHAPDGAPAVVSVARPALAGSPAFRRRFQAEAQTAERLAGGWVEAQLGSRTEGPELWTASGYVPGLTLGEAIALAGPLPERTVRILGAGLAETLSRAHATGAVLHGLAADTVLLASDGPRLTAFGALGAATAAEASPGGQLSVRLDYLTPEQVAGQEPGPASDIFVLGLLLAYAATGTTPLAAGPQDAAADRIAHGDPELAAVPEELRPLIARCLSKSPEDRPTPGTVAAELALEGAAAMARTGWLPESLLTALAEQAGRVMGLGAGADSGAGAGAGGNLGAGADSGAGADSGAGGDSGAGADSDAGGDSGAGADSDAGGDSGAGADSDAGGDSGAGADSDAGGDSGAGADSDAGGDLRSGATMVIRAGALRGGRGERVLPLPAPSRSDNLRLAPRGGSAPDPAPQTPEGLNVPPEGLGIPARPAFEDTPPDFVRGDPQGLVDPARPGVWGGAPGSGRGGVGESAAGTALTHPATALALPPAAPAQPPQLPALPSTHTTTAPVGNGLGGLSRRGLFAAIAAGAAGLVIGGGGALAIAGGDDNPSASPGPDAEPTAAAKKPLPGMAPAPLWHYRHRVELTSGSPSARIWRDKLLLIPGREQTTALDLRTGRRLWEQKAAGTGYRPEAADDTHCFVITRTDFVWLSAKDGQVKHRLPYGPLLAKGEDGEFTLGAKLAVDGTVAWFAGRIETPDVKRKGKKTEKVTRTRVYLFAFDMAARKELWRSELADAHSGPFPRYEAVGIRPDSLLLRQEADSLTPAQKKKAKGRSSFVLVDRKSGKTLWQKYFDGVREGADTTDDTSGQLYAAVDDDLQAYDTRKGKKLWKLKNTSGRFGRGVVSGKTLYLADSRSEVYAIDTATGTEQWKRDTEYPGRSTPSVVLSGSGRTVFALNDTQATAINARDGRRLWKFQDAGADDAGTATSYRAQTSGSTAVLWRGRNFYALPLD; from the coding sequence TTGGAAGCGCTGCGTCAGGACGATCCACGCCGAATCGGGCCGTACGCCCCGCTGTTGCGCCTGCGCGAGACCGCGAGCGCCGTGCAGTACCTCGCGCACGCCCCTGACGGTGCCCCGGCCGTGGTGTCGGTCGCCCGGCCCGCACTCGCGGGGTCGCCCGCCTTCCGGCGCCGTTTCCAGGCGGAGGCGCAGACCGCCGAACGCCTGGCCGGCGGCTGGGTGGAGGCGCAGCTCGGCTCCCGTACCGAGGGGCCCGAACTGTGGACGGCGAGCGGGTACGTGCCCGGGCTGACCCTGGGCGAGGCGATCGCGCTCGCCGGGCCGTTGCCGGAGCGGACGGTACGCATCCTTGGTGCGGGCCTCGCCGAGACCCTCTCCCGGGCGCACGCCACCGGCGCGGTGCTCCACGGCCTCGCCGCCGACACCGTGCTGCTGGCCTCCGACGGGCCGCGCCTGACCGCGTTCGGTGCGCTGGGTGCGGCGACGGCTGCGGAGGCGAGCCCCGGTGGCCAGTTGTCCGTACGCCTCGACTACCTCACGCCGGAGCAGGTGGCGGGCCAGGAGCCCGGCCCCGCGTCCGACATCTTCGTACTCGGCCTGCTGCTGGCGTACGCCGCGACGGGCACGACCCCACTGGCGGCGGGCCCGCAGGACGCGGCCGCCGACCGCATCGCCCACGGCGACCCCGAACTGGCCGCGGTGCCGGAAGAGTTGCGTCCGCTGATCGCCCGGTGCCTGTCGAAGTCACCGGAGGACCGGCCGACGCCGGGCACGGTGGCCGCGGAACTGGCCCTGGAGGGCGCGGCGGCGATGGCCCGAACGGGCTGGCTCCCGGAGAGCCTGCTGACGGCGCTGGCGGAGCAGGCGGGACGGGTGATGGGGCTGGGGGCTGGTGCGGATTCGGGTGCGGGCGCGGGCGCGGGTGGCAACTTGGGTGCCGGTGCTGACTCGGGTGCGGGTGCCGACTCGGGCGCCGGTGGTGACTCGGGCGCGGGTGCCGACTCGGACGCCGGTGGTGACTCGGGCGCGGGTGCCGACTCGGACGCCGGTGGTGACTCGGGCGCGGGTGCCGACTCGGACGCCGGTGGTGACTCGGGCGCGGGTGCCGACTCGGACGCCGGTGGTGACTCGGGCGCGGGTGCCGACTCGGACGCCGGTGGTGACTTGAGGTCGGGCGCGACCATGGTTATCCGTGCGGGGGCGCTGCGTGGCGGGCGCGGGGAGCGAGTTCTTCCCCTACCCGCCCCTTCCCGCTCTGACAATTTGCGGCTGGCGCCGCGTGGGGGCTCCGCCCCGGACCCCGCTCCTCAAACGCCGGAGGGGCTGAATGTTCCGCCGGAGGGGCTGGGTATTCCAGCGCGTCCGGCATTTGAGGACACTCCCCCAGACTTCGTCCGGGGGGACCCCCAGGGGCTGGTAGATCCAGCCCGTCCGGGGGTCTGGGGCGGAGCCCCCGGTTCGGGAAGGGGCGGGGTGGGGGAAAGCGCCGCAGGCACCGCCCTCACGCACCCCGCCACCGCACTCGCCCTCCCACCCGCCGCTCCCGCACAGCCCCCGCAGCTTCCGGCCCTGCCATCCACCCACACCACCACCGCTCCGGTCGGCAACGGCCTCGGCGGCCTCAGCCGGCGCGGCCTCTTCGCCGCGATCGCGGCCGGCGCCGCCGGGCTCGTGATCGGCGGGGGCGGTGCGCTGGCCATCGCCGGCGGTGACGACAACCCGTCCGCATCGCCCGGCCCCGACGCCGAGCCCACCGCCGCCGCCAAGAAGCCGCTGCCCGGCATGGCTCCGGCCCCCCTCTGGCACTACCGGCACCGTGTCGAGCTCACCTCGGGCAGTCCCTCCGCCCGCATCTGGCGCGACAAGCTGCTGCTGATCCCTGGCAGGGAGCAGACCACCGCACTGGACCTGCGTACCGGCCGCCGCCTCTGGGAACAGAAGGCCGCAGGCACCGGGTACAGGCCCGAAGCCGCCGACGACACCCACTGCTTCGTCATCACCCGCACCGATTTCGTGTGGCTGTCCGCGAAGGACGGGCAGGTCAAGCACCGTCTCCCGTACGGCCCGCTGCTGGCCAAGGGAGAGGACGGCGAGTTCACCCTCGGGGCGAAACTGGCCGTGGACGGCACCGTGGCCTGGTTCGCGGGAAGGATCGAGACCCCCGACGTAAAGAGGAAGGGGAAGAAGACCGAGAAGGTGACGCGTACGCGCGTCTACCTCTTCGCGTTCGACATGGCCGCGCGCAAGGAACTGTGGCGGTCCGAGCTGGCGGATGCGCATTCCGGACCCTTCCCCCGTTACGAAGCGGTCGGCATCCGCCCCGACAGCCTGCTCCTGCGCCAGGAGGCGGACTCCCTCACCCCGGCCCAGAAGAAGAAGGCCAAGGGCAGGTCGTCCTTCGTCCTCGTCGACCGCAAGAGCGGCAAGACACTGTGGCAGAAGTACTTCGACGGAGTGCGTGAGGGCGCGGACACGACGGACGACACGTCGGGGCAGCTGTACGCAGCGGTGGACGACGACTTGCAGGCGTACGACACGCGCAAGGGCAAGAAGCTCTGGAAGCTCAAGAACACCTCCGGCCGCTTCGGCCGTGGCGTCGTGAGCGGCAAGACGCTGTACCTCGCCGACAGCCGCAGCGAGGTGTACGCCATCGACACGGCGACCGGCACCGAGCAGTGGAAGCGCGACACGGAGTACCCGGGCCGGTCCACGCCTTCGGTCGTCCTGAGCGGCAGCGGCCGTACCGTCTTCGCCCTGAACGACACGCAGGCCACCGCGATCAACGCGCGCGACGGCCGGCGCCTGTGGAAGTTCCAGGACGCGGGCGCCGACGACGCCGGGACCGCCACCTCGTACCGGGCACAGACGTCCGGCAGCACGGCAGTCCTGTGGCGCGGCCGCAACTTCTACGCGCTGCCTCTCGACTAA